GCGTTCATTCTAACATATCCTGCTTTTCTCTCTAGGATGAAGTCTTTTGCAAATTTGCCATTTTGAATCTCTTTTAAAACTTCTTTCATAGCTTTTCTGCTCTCTTCGCCAACTACCCTTACGCCGCTTACGTAATCGCCGTATTCAGCTGTGTTTGAGATAGAGTAGCGCATATCAGCCATGCCACCTTGATACATTAGATCAACGATTAATTTTAGCTCATGCAAGCATTCAAAATACGCCATTTCAGGCTCATAACCAGCCTCTACAAGTGTATCAAAGCCAGCATTTACTAGCGCGCAAAGACCGCCACAAAGAACAGCTTGCTCACCAAACAAATCTGTTTCAGTTTCATCTTTAAATGTTGTCTCAATGATGCCAGTTCTACCACCACCTATACCGCAAGCATAGCTTAGAGCGATCTCTTTTGCCTTTCCGCTTGCATTTTGCTCAACAGCAATAAGATCAGGTATGCCGCCACCTCTTACGAATTCGCTTCTAACTGTGTGTCCTGGAGCTTTTGGAGCGATCATAATGACATCTATATTTGCTGGAGCTTTTATCTGGCCAAAATGCACATTAAATCCATGCCCAAACGCGATAGCAGCGTGATCTTTTAAATTTGGCTCGATCTCATTTTTATAAATTTCAGCTTGAAGCTCATCTGGAGTTAAAATCATAACCACATCAGCGCCTTTTGTAGCTTCGCTTACGGTTTTTACCTCAAAGCCTTTTGCCTCAGCCTTTGCCCAGCTTCTGCCACCTTTTGAAAGGCCAATTACAACGCTTACACCGTTATCTCTTAAATTTTCAGCATGTGCATGACCTTGTGAACCAAAGCCGATGATTGCTACTTTTTTACTTTGAATAAGGCTTAAATCACAGTCTTTATCATAATAAACATTTATAGCCATTGTTACTCCTATTATTAAAATTTGGCAAAATTATAACTTTAGCCAGCAAAAATTCGGCTGAAATATATAGAAACTCTTTTTAAGTTTTATGATAATTTATTTTGATAAAATACGCTGAAATTTCAAAAAAAGAGATAACTCAATGAATGAATCAGTTTTTAAAAAAATCAAAGCACTTCCACCATTAGATGACACAGTTATACAAATTCAACGCTTACATGCGGACGAAAACAGCTCAATAAGTGATCTTACAAAAGTGGTCGAAAAGGATCCGATGCTAACGGCAAATATCTTGCGTTCAGCAAACTCTCCACTTTATGGGTTTTCTCAAGAGATCACAACTATAGCAAGAGCTATTTCTCTTTTTGGTATGGCTACTATTCGAGGTTTTGCGCTTTCAAGTACGATTAAAAAGAGCTTTTCTATAAATTTAGAGCCTTATGGCATTACTACACAAGATTTTTTAAATATCTCAATCATTCAGAATGCACTAATGTATAATTGGCATTCTAAAGTTAATCCTAAAAGCCTAGAAATTCTCTCTCCAGCTTCATTTATGCTTGAGATTGGCAAGATAGTTCTTGCTCATGAATTAGCTGAAAATAAGCAAGACGTCGAATTTAGAGAAAAACTTAAAAATATATCTAGCCCAATCGATCTTGCCCTATTTGAAACAGAAATTTTAGATATGTCAAATGAAGAAGTTACAGCTAAAATTTTTGAACAATGGAACCTTGAGACAGAACTTAGCAGCTCAATACTCTATTCAAATAATCCAGAAGAGGCACCAGATCATATAAAAGATTACGCAAAAGCCCTAAAAGTGATAAAAACGGCTGTAAATATCTTTAATCAACTTGATGATATAAGCATACAAAATACTCTACCTCTTCTTGACGAATACGGCTTTGGACATGATACGTTTTTAATGGCTGTCGCTAAAGTCAAAGATAATTTGTGAAAGAATTTCTAACCTCACTACTAGTTGGCATCAAGGAAAAAGAAGTTTCAAACGAAGATAAAGAGATTTTACGAAATCTCTTAAATCTTGGTGCCGTAAGCTCCCATAAAGATAAATTTTACCTAAACAATGGCTACGTCTGCGGTAAGCTAGACATCAGCCAAAACGCAACTGGCTTTATCATGCCATTTGATAAACGCTTCAAGCAAGACATCATCGTAGAAAATAAAAATTTAAACAACTCTCACCTTGGCGATATCGTGTTAGCAAAGCTTTTGCCACTTAAGAAAAAACGCCAGAGTGCTAAGATAGTAATGAGCCTAAAGCTTGCAAATGAGACAAGCGTGCTCTATACAAAACGCTTTGGAGCGGCCATTTTAGGTGTAAATTTAAAAACTGGACTAAGCACGACCTTAAAAGCGACTCAAAAAAGCCTAAAGATGCTCCCACTTGGGACGCTGCTTAAGGTAAATAACCTAAATAACGAAATAGTCGAGGTTTTAGGAAATTTAGAAGATCCATTAAGCGATGAGAAAATTTCGCTTGCCATTTATAATAAAAATGATAAATTTAGCGAGGCTTGTGAGCTTGAGGCAAAGGCTTTTGGCGACGAAGTCGATGCTAGCATGTATCCAAATAGAGTTGATCTAAGAAATTTAGAGTTTTGCACGATCGATCCAGTCGATGCCAAAGACTTTGATGACGCCATATATTTTGATGAGGAAAAGCGTGAAATTTACGTCGCAATCGCTGATGTGAGCGAGTATGTGACTGCTTATAGCGCTATTGACAGCGAGGCTAAAAAAAGAGGCTTTTCTATCTACTTTCCGCATATCTCAGTACCGATGTTGCCACGCGCGCTTAGTGAAAATATCTGCTCACTAAAGCCAAATGTGCCTCGCCTTGCATTTTGTTTTAAAATTTCACTTGATGCAAATAATGAGGTAAAAAAAGAGGAGCTTTTTGAAGCGATCATCCTTTCAAAAAGGCGCTTTAACTACGACGAGATCGATGAAATTTTAGAGGGCAAGAGAGAGTGTGAAATTTCATGGATCAAGCCACTTTTTAAACTCACCACAAAGCTTCGCAAAAAAAGGCTTTTGCACGCATTTGACTTTAGGACAAAAGAGCTAAGAATGAGCCTTGATGAAGAGGGTCAAATTTTACAAACTAGATTTGAAAGTGACTCCGACTCACATAGACTTGTCGAGGACTGTATGCTTTTAGCAAATAAAGCTGCCGCAAAGCTCATCACAAA
This genomic interval from Campylobacter concisus contains the following:
- the ilvC gene encoding ketol-acid reductoisomerase, with amino-acid sequence MAINVYYDKDCDLSLIQSKKVAIIGFGSQGHAHAENLRDNGVSVVIGLSKGGRSWAKAEAKGFEVKTVSEATKGADVVMILTPDELQAEIYKNEIEPNLKDHAAIAFGHGFNVHFGQIKAPANIDVIMIAPKAPGHTVRSEFVRGGGIPDLIAVEQNASGKAKEIALSYACGIGGGRTGIIETTFKDETETDLFGEQAVLCGGLCALVNAGFDTLVEAGYEPEMAYFECLHELKLIVDLMYQGGMADMRYSISNTAEYGDYVSGVRVVGEESRKAMKEVLKEIQNGKFAKDFILERKAGYVRMNAERGIAERSLLNQTGKKLRAMMPWITNGKLIDQNKN
- a CDS encoding HDOD domain-containing protein — protein: MNESVFKKIKALPPLDDTVIQIQRLHADENSSISDLTKVVEKDPMLTANILRSANSPLYGFSQEITTIARAISLFGMATIRGFALSSTIKKSFSINLEPYGITTQDFLNISIIQNALMYNWHSKVNPKSLEILSPASFMLEIGKIVLAHELAENKQDVEFREKLKNISSPIDLALFETEILDMSNEEVTAKIFEQWNLETELSSSILYSNNPEEAPDHIKDYAKALKVIKTAVNIFNQLDDISIQNTLPLLDEYGFGHDTFLMAVAKVKDNL
- a CDS encoding RNB domain-containing ribonuclease; this translates as MKEFLTSLLVGIKEKEVSNEDKEILRNLLNLGAVSSHKDKFYLNNGYVCGKLDISQNATGFIMPFDKRFKQDIIVENKNLNNSHLGDIVLAKLLPLKKKRQSAKIVMSLKLANETSVLYTKRFGAAILGVNLKTGLSTTLKATQKSLKMLPLGTLLKVNNLNNEIVEVLGNLEDPLSDEKISLAIYNKNDKFSEACELEAKAFGDEVDASMYPNRVDLRNLEFCTIDPVDAKDFDDAIYFDEEKREIYVAIADVSEYVTAYSAIDSEAKKRGFSIYFPHISVPMLPRALSENICSLKPNVPRLAFCFKISLDANNEVKKEELFEAIILSKRRFNYDEIDEILEGKRECEISWIKPLFKLTTKLRKKRLLHAFDFRTKELRMSLDEEGQILQTRFESDSDSHRLVEDCMLLANKAAAKLITKGVFRNHASPDFKKIDTLLEDLQLLGLDFTYESDLANLIRKIQIKADKLGNREEIDKLIIKSQKKAEYSSENLGHFGLGFDRYTHFTSPIRRYSDLILHRLLKAKISKDEKLYNFLLLNIQSTCANLSELEREADKVAYDFMDRKFARWAAANIGKEVRCYVSENQNVLVAKLDDHFVGARIFITGYSANLLQKLVVKITEADIASAKIFAKVVRKIDV